TCAGAGGAGCGTGCTGAATAGAACCCAGACACCCCATTGGCGGCGGCGGTACACACACCGATCGCTGCTCGCTCACTCGTTGCGGGGGTTCGATGGATGGTAGTCAGTGTCGTACTCGCCGGGACGGCCGTCGATCCGGTCCGGGTTGATCCGCCCGCCCAACAGCATGAAATCGAGCACTGTCAGATACAGCATGGCCTCGACGACCGGAACGCCCCGCGGCGGCAGGACGGGGTCGTGGCGGCCGATGACCTGTGCGTCGTCGACGACCTCGTCGGTCTCCCAGTCGGCGGTCTGTTGTTCTTTCGGGATCGACGTCGGCGCGTGCCAAGTCGCCTCCCCCCAGATCGGCTGGCCGGTTGTGATCCCGCCCTGAAGCCCGCCGTGGTCGTTGCCGACGGGGACGGGATCGCCTGCCTCACTCTCGGTTTCGGGATGGTCGCCCTCGTCGAACGTCCAGTCCTCGTTGCGTTTGGAGCCGGTTGCCGTCCGGGCCTCGGCCCCGAGGCCGAACTCGACGTGGGTCGTCGCGGGGATGGAGAACATCGCCTGCCCGAGTCGGGCGGGGAACGAGTCGAACCGCGGCGCACCGAGGCCCCGTGGAACGCCACGGACCTCGAAGGCGATCGAACCGCCGATGGAGTCGCCGGCCTGTTGGTACTCGTCGATCAACGCCCGCATCCGCTCGGCTGTCTCGGGGTGGCCACACCGGACCTCGTTGTCCTCGGCGTGTTCGCACATCTCCTCGAAGGAGACGTCCGGCGCCTCGACGTCGCCGATCTGGTTGACGTGGGCCTTGATCCGGACGTCGTGCTGTGACCGGTCGAGCACCTGTTTGGCGACCGCGCCGGCGGCGACCCAGTTGACCGTCTCGCGGGCCGACGACCGCCCGCCGCCACCCCAGTTTCTGGTGCCGAACTTCGCGGAGTAAGTGAAGTCGCCGTGGCTCGGTCGTGGGGCGGTGATAAACGGTTCGTACTTCCCCGATCGGGCGTCTTTGTTCTGGATGACCATCCCGATCGGCGTCCCGGTGGTGTACCCCTCAAGCGTCCCGGAGTTGATCCGGACCTCGTCGGGTTCGCCGCGACTCGTCGAGATCTTCGATTGCCCGGGCTTGCGCCGGTCGAGTTCGCGCTGGATCGCTTCCTCGTCGAGTTCGACGCCGGCCGGACAGCCCGAGACCGTGACACCCATCGCATCGCCGTGGCTCTCCCCGTACGTCGTCACCTGAAAGAGCCGCCCGAATCGGTTTCCGTTCATTACTGGTCTGTACGGACGGGGATGGTTTATGTTTTCTACTCGCGGGGGGCACCTCGGCGTCTGTTTGAGAGATTGTCGAAGCCATCTCTGCCTCGTGCGGTGTCGTCCGTCGATCGACGGTCTTATGTTCCGGAATTTGTTACCTGCGAAGGGTTTGTGTATGCCCTACAAAACGGGACTCTCCTACGATGACGTACTCGCTGTCCCACAGCGCTCACCCGTCGACAGCCGCGACGACGTCGACCTGTCGACCGACCTGGCCGGCGGCCTCGAACTGTCACTCCCCATCGCAACCGCGGCGATGGACACCGTCACCGAGGCTGAGATGGCCCGCGCCGTCGCCGAGGCCGGCGGCCTTGGCGTCGTTCACCGCTTTCTCCCGATCGACGAGCAGGCGCGGATGGTCGGTGGCGTCGCCGCCGACGGTCTCCCGGTCGCGGGCGCGGTCGGGATCGCCGAGTCGTACCTCGATCGAGCGGAGTCGCTCGTCGAATCGGGGGCGAGCGCGCTCGTTCTCGACGTCGCCCACGGTCACATGGACCGGGCAATCGAGGCGACCGCCGAGTTGTCGGGGACGTTCCCGGGGACGCCGATCTGCGCCGGCAACGTCGCCACCGAGGCCGGCGTCGCCGACCTAGCCGAGGCGGGCGCGGACTGCGTGAAGATCGGCGTCGGCCCCGGGTCACACTGCACGACGCGGGAGGTGACTGGCTTCGGCGTTCCACAGTTCACCGCGGTCGAGCGCTGCTCGAGCGCCGCCCGCAAGCACGGCGTCACGACGATCGCCGATGGCGGGATCAGAGGCTCCGGCGACGCGGTCAAGGCGCTCTTGGCCGGCGCGGACGCCGTCATGATGGGTGGGTTCTTCGCTGGGTGTGCGGAGTCACCGGGGGAGATCATCGAAACGGACGGCCAACGCTACAAGCGCTCGCGGGGGATGGCGACCGCCGCGGCCGCCGAGGACCGCGAGGACAAGGCCGGCGACGTCGAGGCCGAGGAGGGCGTCGAGGCCGTCATGGAGTACAAAGGCCCCGTCGAACCGCGGCTGGCGGAGTTCGCCGCTGGCCTCCGTTCGGGGCTCTCCTACGCCGGTGCACACGACCTCGAAACCGCCCGCGAGAACGCCGAGTTCATGGAAGTCCGGCCGACGACGAACCGCCGGAACGGCGCGCACGGGTTCGCCGATCGGACCTAAGAGCCTAGGCGTCGAGGGACCCGATGCTCACGCTTCGACGAGGCCGACACCGATCTCCGAGAGCGCATCGAAGAAGCCGGGGAAGGAGACGTCGACGTCCTCCGCCCCCTCGATCGTCGTCTCCCCGTCGGCGACGAGGCCGGCGACGGCCAGCGACATGACGATCCGGTGGTCCTCGTGACCCCGGACGGTCGCGCCCTGCAACTCGCCGCCGTGGACGACGAGTTCGTCCGCCGACTCCTCGGTCTCGATCCCCATGCGGCCGAGTTCGGTCGCCATCGCGGCCACGCGGTCCGTCTCTTTCAACCGGACGTGCGCGCAGTCGGTGATCCGGGTCGTCCCCGCCGCCGCCGCGCCGAGAGCCGCGATCGTCGGCAGCAGATCCGGGGTGTCCGCGACGCCGACCTCGATCCCCTCGAGGTCGGACCGGCCGACGACGATCTCGCCCGCGTTGCGGTCCCACTCGATCGCCGCCCCCATCGAGTCGAGCACCTCGACGATCGCGCTGTCGCCCTGGGCGCTCGGATGCGCGCCCTCGACGACGAGTTCGTCCTCGGCGGCGAGTGCGCCCGCGGCGAGGAGATACGACATCGACGAGAAGTCCCCGGGGACGTCGTAGCCCCCGCCCGCCGGCGCGTACGTCTGCCCCCCAGAAACGGCGAGTTGCTCGGCCCCGGACGCCCTGACCTCGGCGTCATCCCCGCCGCCGACCGACGCCTCGACGCCGAACGCCTCCAGCACCTCGAGGGTGATGTCGACGTATGGTGCGGACTTGAGCTCGGTGGTCAGTTCGATCTCGATCCCGTCCTCGGTCGCCGCGCCGGCCATCAACAGCCCAGTGACGTACTGCGAGGAGACGTCGCCGGGGATCGACACCGACCCGCCGGCCGTCCCGCCGCCGACGACCAGCGGGGCCTGCCCGTTGGCCCGCGTCGAGTCCGCCCGGATACCGAGTTGCCCGAGCGCATCGAGCAGCGGCCCCTGCGGCCGCGACCGAAGCGAGGCGTCGCCGGTCAACACCGAGAGCCCCTCGACTAACCCGCCAGCCGCCGCCGTTAACCGCATCGTCGTCCCGCTGTTCGCGCAGTCGATCACGTCGGCGGGCGTTTCGGGCGTGCCGCCGAAGCCGACGACCTCGAAGTCACCGTCGACGCGCGAGGTCTCACCGCCGTAGGCCTCGACCGCCCGGGCCGTCGCCGCCGTATCGGCACTGAAAAGCGGGTTCCGGACGGTCGCGCCGTCTCCGTACCCCGCCGCGAGAACCGCCCGGTGGGTGTAGCTCTTCGAGGGAGGCGCGCGTGCGGTGCCGCGAACGCGTGAGGGGGAGATCCGAACGTCCATACCGGGGCGTCTCGGGCGGTCATCAAAGGCTTGCCGACTCGGGCGGACCGGCATAGAGCGCTCCGGAGAGTCGGTGTGGCTCCGGCGCCGCCGGGCAAGCGCTTTGTGCCCGCCGCCCCGGATACCGGTATGGATCCGGATCTCTCGAAACTCGACGCCTTCCTCGCGGAGGCGGGCGTCGATGGCTACCTGATCGAGGCCGACGGCGAGACGGCCGACCAGCGGTACCTCTCGGGGTTTACCGCTCCCGACCCGTTCGTCACCCTCTACACTGGGGAGACGACGCTTCTGGTCTCGGCACTGGAGTACGGCCGCGCGATGCGCACCGCCAGAGCCGACCGCATCGAGCGACACTCGACGTACGACCACCGGGCGAACGTCGCGGAGTACGGCTCGCCGGGCGGGAAGTATCGGACGCTCGCCGCGTTCCTCGATTCCCACAGCGCCGACTCGGTCGCGGTGCCGAGGGACTTTCCAGTCGGGACCGCCGACGGTCTCCGGGACCACGGGATCGCGGTCGAGGCCGACCCCGACGGCGTCGTCGGCTCCATCCGCGCCCGGAAGGTCGACGAGGAGATCGACCACGTCCGGGCGACACAGCGCGCCAACGAGGCGGCGATGGCGCGCGCCGAGGACCTGCTCGTCTCGGCGACGGTCGACGGCGGAACCTTGCGTCTCGACGGCGACCCGCTGACGGCCGAACGGGTCAAACGCGCGATCGAAATAGAGCTACTGGCGCACGACTGCGCGCTCGACGAGACGATCGTCGCCTGCGGCGCCGACGCCGCCGATCCGCACGACCGCGGATCCGGGCCGCTCGCCGCCGACGAGGCGATCATCGTCGACATCTTCCCGCGCTCGAAGACGAGCGGCTACTACGCCGACATGACGCGGACGTTCTGCGTCGGCGACCCGGGCGAAACGATCGAGCGCTGGTACGATCTCACGTACGAGGCCCAGCGGGCCGCCCTCGACACCATCGAGGCCGGCGTCTCCGGCAGCGACGTCCACGACGCGGTCTGTGACGTCTACGAGGACGCGGGGCTCCCGACGCTCCGGGCCGACGAGACGACCGAGACGGGATTTATTCACACCACGGGTCACGGCGTCGGCCTCGACATCCACGAGCACCCGCGGCTCTCCGAGGAGGAGACGGAACTCGAGGCCGGCAACGTCGTGACGGTCGAACCAGGGCTGTACGACCCCGAGGTCGGCGGCGTCCGGATCGAGGACCTCGTCGTCGTCACCGAGGACGGCCACGAGAACCTCACCGAGTATCCGACGGAGTTGGCCGTCGGTTCGGGCGGGTGATCGGCCTCCGGCCGCGCGACGATGCGGTAAGCTACAAACCCCACCGCCCCATAGCCCCAATGGCGGCTGTGATGACGCGTCTACCCCCGCTCCGAGCCCCGTGTGACGACGCACACCTCTGAGCCGCCGTTTCCGGACGCGCGCCGAGACGAACCCCTTTTGAACGACCGCGAGTAACCCGAATCCATGCAACTGCTCGTCGTCGGCGCGGGTGAGATGGGTCGGTGGTTCGCCCGCCAAAGCGGCGCCGACGCGGTCGCGTTCGCTGACCGCGACCCGGCGACAGCGCGTGCGGCGGCCGATATCGGGGACGCACGCGCCGTCGACCTCGACACCGACGAGACGTTCGACGCCGTCTGTCTCGCGGTGCCGATGTCCGCCACCCCGACCGCGATCGGGACTCACGCCGGCCGGGCGAGCGAGGCCGTCGTCGACGTGGCGGGGGAGATGCGCGACGCCGTGGCGGCGCTTCGGACCCACGCCGAGGGGCTCGAACGAGCCAGCTTTCACCCGCTGTTCTCGGCCGCGAACGCCCCGGGAAACGTTCCTGTCGTCGTCGATAACGCCGGGCCGACGGTCGATCGGTTCCGTGCGGCGCTCGAGGCGGCGGGCAACGAGGTCTTCGAGACGACGCCGGCGGCCCACGACCGCGCGATGGAGACCGTCCAGGCGAAGGCGCACACGGCCATCCTGGCGTACGCGCTCGCCGCCGAGGACGTCGACCCGCGGTTTCACACCTCCCTCTCGGGACCGCTGTCGACCCTCGTCGAGGGGACCCTCGACAACACACCAGAGGTGTACGCCGAGATCCAAGAGCGATTCGAGGGCGCGTCGTCGGTCGCCGAAGCCGCGGCCGAGATTGCCGACGCCGACCACAGGACGTTCGTCGACCTCTACGGGGAGGCGGGCGAGTGAGTACGTACAGCGGAGCAAAGCGATGACCGACACCGACGGCGTCCTCGACGCCGCGAAGTACCTCCGGCCGGTCCGGCCGATCGACCCCGAGGAGATATACGAGTACGTCGAGGGGCAACCCCACCCCGCGGTCGTCCGGCAGACGCTGCGCGAGCACGCCTTCGAGTTGGGAGTCGTCGAGCGCGAGGACGGGACCTTCGTCCCGGTCGAAGAGGGACCGATCGAGCCGGCGTTCCGAGGCGTCGAGCGGTTCCCGGACGCGTACGCGCGGCGCTTCGAGGACCTACTCGTCGAGCGCTACGGCTCCGGCTGGCCCGAGGGCGATGCGGGCGATCGGCTCCGCGAGCGCATCGATGGGCTGAAAGTCGCGTACTTCGCCGACGAGTCCGTCACCTACGACGAGGAGACGGCGCTCGCCTACGCGCTGTATCACCTCCCGGACTACTACGCGGCGATCCAGTACGTCCTCGACGAACTCGGGCGGGCGGGGCTGCTCGACCGAACGCTCCGCGTGCTCGACGTCGGGGCGGGCGCGGGCGGGCCGGCGCTCGGTCTCTACGACTACCTGCCCGACGACAGCCTCGTCGAGTACGACGCCGTCGAACCCAGCGCCGCGGCCGACGTCTTCGAGACGATGCTCGACCCGACGCGACCCGGGTTCGACGCGACCGTCCACCGCGAAACCGCGGAGGCGTTCGCTCCCGAGGGCGAGTACGACCTCGTCGTCTTCGGGAACGTCCTCTCGGAACTCGAAGCGCCGGTCCCGGTCGTCGAACGCTACCTCGAAGCGCTCGCGCCCGACGGGACCGTCCTCGCGCTCTCGCCGGCCGAGGAGCGGACGGCGACCCGCCTCCGCGACGTCGAGCGCGACCTTCTCGACCGAAATGAGGAGCTGTCGGTGTACGCGCCGACGATCCGGTTGTGGCCCGGTGAGTCGCCCGACGACCGTGGCTGGACGTTCACCCGAAAGCCCGACGTCGAGGCTCCGTCGTTCCAGCGACGCCTCGAGCGCGCCGCGTCGGACTCGCCGGGTGGGTCACCCGACAGCGGCGACGGACGCTACACCAACTCCGCAGTCCAGTTCGCCTACCTCCTGTTGCGGACCGACGGCCGGCGGGCGATCGAGTACGACCCCGACCCGGGCCGGGTGGCGAAGATGGCCGAGAGCGAACGCCACGTCACCGAACGCATCGACATCGCGGCGCTGAAGCTGTCGCCGGACCTCGCCGACGACGGCCACCCGCTGTTCAAGATCAGCGACGGGTCGGAAGCGATCGACCACTACGCCGTCCTCGCGGAGCGGTCGGGCCTCAACGAGTCCCTCGAGGCGGCCCCCTACGGCTCGTTGCTCCGCTTCGAGAACGTGCTCGTCCTCTGGAACGACGACGAGGGGGCCTACAACCTCGTCGTCGACGCCGAGACGGTTGTCGATCGGCTGGCCTGAGGCGGGCCGTCCGGCGGTCGGACGGCCGACTGGACTGGAAAACAATCCGACCGCCAGAGGCGCCTCCGCCGGTTCCGGACAGGCTTTATTCGCTCCCGACGAACGTTCGATGTGGCCTACATCACGCGAGCCCTCCTGACCGCCCTGCTCGAACTCGCGGCGGACCGCGACCCGACCGGCGTGACCGTCTCGCTCGCGGTGACGCCTGCCGAGGAACTCGACGCGTCGCTCCCCGACGATCGCGCCGTGTTCACCGATATGTACCTCCCCGATACCGGGGGGTCGGTTCGGGCGGTGTTCGGGATGGACCTCTCGACGCCGGGGGCCGCCGGTCGGTTTATTTCCCACCCGGACGGGATGTTGGCGCTGACGAAGCGAGACGACCTCCACGAGGTCGTCTTCGTCGCGGTGCCGCCCTACGACGCCGAGGACGTCGCCGCCTTCGGCCGGTCGGGGTCGGGTCGGCCGGTCGACGTCGTCGACGTCGAACCGCCGGACGGCGAGATCGGACTCCCGGAGTAGACAGCGTGGCGGTCAGCGCGACCGCTCACTCGAGGTAGCCGAGGTCGCGGAGCTGGTCGGTTATTTCGTCGAACTCCGCCTCCGAGAGCGAGCCCTGTTTTTGATGCTGGATGACGATGCTCCGGAGCAAAAATCGGACCAGGTCGCTGGTCGAGGAGAAACTCGTCCCCTCGATCGTCTCCTCGACGCGCTCGGAGAGATCTTTCGGGATCGAGACCGTCGTGTATTCCGTCATGCTCGTCTCGTGGTGGCCGATCCGAATATGTCTGTCCACTGCCCATCGGACGCGCCACCTGAGGTCGTCGGCTGGAGGCCACCGGGGACTCGTCGTCGTCGGGGGACGGGGAATGCTCGCCCGCGACCGAGTCAGGGGTATTTAGGGGGTGTGGCGCGTACGTGTTCACAATGGGAGTTCGGCCACCACAGCAAAGCGACGGCGACACCCCGGAGATCATCGCCTTTGGCATCGCGGCTCTCGACGAACACCTCGAACGGGCGGACGTCACGTTCCCAGTAACTGAGGAGGCGCTACTCGAAACCGTGGGTGATCCGAGCATTCCCTACGACGCGACGGGCAACGAGATTCGGCTCTCGGCGGCGCTCGAGGAACTCCCCCAAGCGAGATACGAGACCCGACAGGAGTTCATGAACGCCCTCCACCCGGTCTTCGAGGCCCGCCGCGAGCGGGGAAACAACAGCTTCGTCGGTCGGCTCCGGTCGTTGTTGCCGTTCTAGTCCTCGAGGTCGTCGAGTCGGTCATCGAGGCCCTCAAGTCGGTCATCGAGACCCTCAAGTCGGTCATCGAGACCCTCGAGGCGGCGGGTCTGTTCGCGGTTGACCGAGACCAACACGTCGGTCAGAAACCCGAACATCAGAAGCTGTACCGACAGCAACACCAGAAACGCCGCCAGCAACGCTAGGACTTCGTGTGAGATGCCCACGACGAAGTATCGGTAGGCGACGAACCCCGCGACCGACACCCCCGCGAGCGTTCCGAACGCCGCGACGCTACCGAAATAAAAGATCGGGTTGTTAGTCTTCGCGAGCGCGTACAACGTCAGGACGATGCGGCCGCCGTCGGCCAGCGGCCGGAGGTTCGTCTCGGAGCTCTCCGGCCGGGCGAGATACCGGATCGGGACCACTTCGGTGTCGACGCCGTGGCGGACGCACTCGGCGGCGAGCTCGGTTTCGATGCCGAAGCCGTCGGCCTCGAGGCGGAACCGCTCGAAGGAGTCGCGCGTGAACGCCCGGTATCCCGAGAGGATGTCCCGGAGGTACCGACCGTGAACGGTACCGAACAGCCGGTTGATCAGGCGGTTGCCGACGCGGTTGAGCCTGGTCATCGCCCCCGGTTCCATATCGGCGAAGCGATCGCCGATGACGTGCTCGGCACGGCCGTCGAACAGCGGTTCGAGCATCACGTCTGCGTCCTCGGGACAGTAGGTGCCGTCGCCGTCGGCCATCAACACGTACGGTTTCTCGACGTACTCGAGCGCCTCCCGGACGGCCTGTCCCTTGCCCGTCCCCGACTGGGTCCGGACGCGGGCACCGTTGGCGTCGGCGATCGAGCGGGTGTCGTCGTCGGAGCCGCCGTCGATGACAAAGACGTCCTCGAAGCCAGCGTTCCGAAAGCCCGACACGACCTCGCCGACGGTGGCGGCCTCCTCGAGCGTCGGAATCAGCACGCAGACGTCCGTCCGGTCGGGCATTAGAGACGACTGCGCCACCGGAGATAAAAAAACGGCCGGATCGGACCGCCGGGAGGACCGACACCGATCACTCCCGAAGCGGCGATCTGCCGTTCGAGTCTGGCGTGAGGTTGCCGTGTTCGTCGATCTCGCCGGCGATGATCCGAGTCGAGGAGATCACGTCACCGTCCTCGGCATACCGGTGTTCGACGACCTCGATGTCGAGCGGCGCGAGCCCCCTCCGTTTCCTGATGTCGTTGACCGTCTCACCGCCGTCTTTCGTCTCCGGGGAAACCACGAGGACGTCGAACCCCGGGTCGGTCGCGACGCCCGTGGGTTCGGTCAACGGTCGGATCTCGAACGTCCGGTCGTACTCCTCGGCGAACGCCCGGAGCTCCGAGTTGAGGTCAGCCTTTCGTTCCTCGAAGGAACGGACGTGCCGGTCGACGCTCCGCGTCTCCGGGGCGAGGTCGTCATCAGTCAGCCCGACGGTCACGTCCCCGAGTTCGAACGCGCGTTCGAGCAGCGCCCGGTGACCGTCGTGGACCGGATCGAACGTCCCGCCCAATACGACGTCCATACCGCCGGAATGTGCGGCCACTGTTTAGTGGCTTCGGTGGTGGACCGCCTCAGGCGTCGTCCGGCGTTTCGGCGTCGTTGTCAGCCGCGGATTCGGCGTCGTTGTCAGCCGCGGGTTCGGCGTCGTTGTCAGCCGCGGGTTCGGCGTCGTTGTCAGCCGCGGGTTCGGCGTCGTTGACGCTGATCGTGACCGGCTCGTCGCCGCCCGAGTTCCCAACCCCGAGGTGGCAATCGAGGTTGAACACGGTGTTCAGTTCGTCTTGGACGTCCTCGACGACGCTTCCAACGAGTTCACTCGGCGCCATCGCGGTGTACTCGTAGGGATTGTTGCCCGCCCCGTCGGACTCGCGCTTGCGCCGTTCGACCTTTCCGTCCTCGTTGAGTTCCGCGAGCGATTCCCGGACGGTGCTCGGGTACAACCCCGTTCCGTCGGCGACTTCCTCGCTCGTACTGGCCGGGTGCTGGCGGAGATAGACGTAGATCCGGGCCCGCGTTTCGGTGTCGAGCATCCACGACAGCAGATCCACGATCCCGTCGTCGAACTCCTCGGTGGCCCGCTCTGCCTCCTGTTCCAGTCGGTCCCGCACGCCCTCGCGGTCGTCGCTGGACCCCTCGGGGCCGTCTTCGGGGGAATCATCCGTAGACATGTGTTGTGTTCAGTCGGACACAAGGTGTAGCAATAGATAAACGCTGTGACGCCGGTCGAAGCCGCGGCAACGGTCGTCCCTGAAGCCGACAGGGGCGACCGACCGAAAGCGAGCGGACGCGGGCCTTCGGGGGCCGCGTCCGCCGGACTCACTCGGAGAGATCCGGCGCGTGTCGACCCCACAGCAGAAGCGTCGGCGGCAACACCAGGATCGAGGAGACGTACGAAAAGAACACGCTCACGGCCATCAACAACCCGAAGTTCCCGAGGATGGGCGTGATGGCCAACGCGAGCGCGCCGGTTCCGATCGAGGTCGTGAGCATACTGCCGGTCAGCGCCCCGCCGGTCCCGCTGAGCGTCGTCACGAGCGACCCGTAGGTCTCGCCGCTTTCGTTGTACTCGTCGACGAACCGGTGGGTGATGTGTACGGTATAGGCGACCCCTACCCCGACGGTGATCGAAAGTAACGTCGCCGTCAAGGCGTTCAACGGGAGACCGATCGCCCGCATCGTCGCCAACAGCAACGCGATCGTCACCAGGATCGGAAAGAGGTTCACGAGACCGAGCAGGGGCCGTCGTTCCAAAGCGCCGTAGACGATCACGAGGAACACGCTCGTGAGTATGACCGCGGTGACGAGACTCTGGATCGCCGAGGAGAATATCAGATCGGAGACGGCGTTGAACACGACAACGCCCCCGGTGGCCGTCGCGGTGTAGCGGAACTCCTCCGCGAAGGCTCGAGCATCGGCCGAGACGTCGGCTTGGCCGGCGTCGGCCTCGATATCGTATTCGATCTTCGCGGCCCGGTGATCCGACGTGAGGAACTCGTTGGCCCGCCCGTCGCCGGTCTCGAGCTCGTCGTAGATCCGATCGAGATTCCGGTCGGGAACGCCGTTGTCGTTTCGGTCGTTGCGCTCGACGAGGGCGGCGAACTCCGGATCCCGCGCCGCGCGGTCTTGGATGACCGTGATGATGCTCGTCGATTCGGCCCGACGGTCCTCCTCGATGAAGCTCTCCGGTGGGTCACGGTTCGTCCGGTGGATAGATTCGAGGGCGCCGTTGTCCTCGAAGGGGCCGACGAGGTATATGGTGGCTGTATCCTCCTGGCTCGCCTCGAAGCGGTCCTCAATCAGGTTGAGGTTTTTCGTTGCGGTGTACTCACTCGGTGCGAGCGGCTCGGGGAGAACGTCGATGTACACGGGGATCTCTTCGGGGGGCAGGAAGTCGTCGGTGTCGAAGGATCGATCGACGTCCTGGCCGTACGCCGCCGCGCCGCCGCCGATCACGAGCGTGAGGACGACGAACGCCGCCGGCGCGACCCGCGAGACCGTCGCGCCGATCGCCAGCAGCTGACCGAACTCCGAGTCCTCCGAGGAGATCGGCCCCGACCCGAACTCCGGGAGCGAAAGCCGATCCCGCATCCGATCGGCGGCTATTTTCAGCGCCGGAAGGAAGATGCCGAAAATAAAGAACGTGTACGAGATTCCGATGGCAGCGACCAGCCCGAAGTTGCTTATTGGCCCCAGATCGCTGATCACGTTCGCGCCGAACCCGAAGACGGTCGTGACGGTGACAATGAAGAAGGCGACGATCAGCTGTCGATTCGCCGTCTTCATCGCCGCCCGGGGGGCGACGCCATTGACGCGTTCCTCCCGATAGCGGTTGATAATGTGGATGCCGAAGTCGATCCCGACCGCGAGCAACAACACCGGGACGGCGATCATGTTCTGGTCGAACGGGATGCCGGCGTAGCCGACGGTCCCGAACGTCCACACGAGCGTCACGACGAGCGCGATCAGCCCCAACACCAGATCGATCGGGTCGCGGTAGGCGACGATCAAAAAGGCGAGGATCAAAAGCAACACGAGCGGCATAACGATCGTCAGCGAATCGCCGATGACGTTCGCGTTCTCGGCGCTTATAATTCC
The genomic region above belongs to Natronomonas moolapensis 8.8.11 and contains:
- a CDS encoding ribbon-helix-helix domain-containing protein, whose translation is MTEYTTVSIPKDLSERVEETIEGTSFSSTSDLVRFLLRSIVIQHQKQGSLSEAEFDEITDQLRDLGYLE
- a CDS encoding guanosine monophosphate reductase produces the protein MPYKTGLSYDDVLAVPQRSPVDSRDDVDLSTDLAGGLELSLPIATAAMDTVTEAEMARAVAEAGGLGVVHRFLPIDEQARMVGGVAADGLPVAGAVGIAESYLDRAESLVESGASALVLDVAHGHMDRAIEATAELSGTFPGTPICAGNVATEAGVADLAEAGADCVKIGVGPGSHCTTREVTGFGVPQFTAVERCSSAARKHGVTTIADGGIRGSGDAVKALLAGADAVMMGGFFAGCAESPGEIIETDGQRYKRSRGMATAAAAEDREDKAGDVEAEEGVEAVMEYKGPVEPRLAEFAAGLRSGLSYAGAHDLETARENAEFMEVRPTTNRRNGAHGFADRT
- a CDS encoding M24 family metallopeptidase, encoding MDPDLSKLDAFLAEAGVDGYLIEADGETADQRYLSGFTAPDPFVTLYTGETTLLVSALEYGRAMRTARADRIERHSTYDHRANVAEYGSPGGKYRTLAAFLDSHSADSVAVPRDFPVGTADGLRDHGIAVEADPDGVVGSIRARKVDEEIDHVRATQRANEAAMARAEDLLVSATVDGGTLRLDGDPLTAERVKRAIEIELLAHDCALDETIVACGADAADPHDRGSGPLAADEAIIVDIFPRSKTSGYYADMTRTFCVGDPGETIERWYDLTYEAQRAALDTIEAGVSGSDVHDAVCDVYEDAGLPTLRADETTETGFIHTTGHGVGLDIHEHPRLSEEETELEAGNVVTVEPGLYDPEVGGVRIEDLVVVTEDGHENLTEYPTELAVGSGG
- a CDS encoding prephenate dehydrogenase/arogenate dehydrogenase family protein: MQLLVVGAGEMGRWFARQSGADAVAFADRDPATARAAADIGDARAVDLDTDETFDAVCLAVPMSATPTAIGTHAGRASEAVVDVAGEMRDAVAALRTHAEGLERASFHPLFSAANAPGNVPVVVDNAGPTVDRFRAALEAAGNEVFETTPAAHDRAMETVQAKAHTAILAYALAAEDVDPRFHTSLSGPLSTLVEGTLDNTPEVYAEIQERFEGASSVAEAAAEIADADHRTFVDLYGEAGE
- the aroA gene encoding 3-phosphoshikimate 1-carboxyvinyltransferase; amino-acid sequence: MDVRISPSRVRGTARAPPSKSYTHRAVLAAGYGDGATVRNPLFSADTAATARAVEAYGGETSRVDGDFEVVGFGGTPETPADVIDCANSGTTMRLTAAAGGLVEGLSVLTGDASLRSRPQGPLLDALGQLGIRADSTRANGQAPLVVGGGTAGGSVSIPGDVSSQYVTGLLMAGAATEDGIEIELTTELKSAPYVDITLEVLEAFGVEASVGGGDDAEVRASGAEQLAVSGGQTYAPAGGGYDVPGDFSSMSYLLAAGALAAEDELVVEGAHPSAQGDSAIVEVLDSMGAAIEWDRNAGEIVVGRSDLEGIEVGVADTPDLLPTIAALGAAAAGTTRITDCAHVRLKETDRVAAMATELGRMGIETEESADELVVHGGELQGATVRGHEDHRIVMSLAVAGLVADGETTIEGAEDVDVSFPGFFDALSEIGVGLVEA
- the aroC gene encoding chorismate synthase; this translates as MNGNRFGRLFQVTTYGESHGDAMGVTVSGCPAGVELDEEAIQRELDRRKPGQSKISTSRGEPDEVRINSGTLEGYTTGTPIGMVIQNKDARSGKYEPFITAPRPSHGDFTYSAKFGTRNWGGGGRSSARETVNWVAAGAVAKQVLDRSQHDVRIKAHVNQIGDVEAPDVSFEEMCEHAEDNEVRCGHPETAERMRALIDEYQQAGDSIGGSIAFEVRGVPRGLGAPRFDSFPARLGQAMFSIPATTHVEFGLGAEARTATGSKRNEDWTFDEGDHPETESEAGDPVPVGNDHGGLQGGITTGQPIWGEATWHAPTSIPKEQQTADWETDEVVDDAQVIGRHDPVLPPRGVPVVEAMLYLTVLDFMLLGGRINPDRIDGRPGEYDTDYHPSNPRNE
- a CDS encoding methyltransferase domain-containing protein encodes the protein MTDTDGVLDAAKYLRPVRPIDPEEIYEYVEGQPHPAVVRQTLREHAFELGVVEREDGTFVPVEEGPIEPAFRGVERFPDAYARRFEDLLVERYGSGWPEGDAGDRLRERIDGLKVAYFADESVTYDEETALAYALYHLPDYYAAIQYVLDELGRAGLLDRTLRVLDVGAGAGGPALGLYDYLPDDSLVEYDAVEPSAAADVFETMLDPTRPGFDATVHRETAEAFAPEGEYDLVVFGNVLSELEAPVPVVERYLEALAPDGTVLALSPAEERTATRLRDVERDLLDRNEELSVYAPTIRLWPGESPDDRGWTFTRKPDVEAPSFQRRLERAASDSPGGSPDSGDGRYTNSAVQFAYLLLRTDGRRAIEYDPDPGRVAKMAESERHVTERIDIAALKLSPDLADDGHPLFKISDGSEAIDHYAVLAERSGLNESLEAAPYGSLLRFENVLVLWNDDEGAYNLVVDAETVVDRLA
- a CDS encoding DUF5789 family protein, with translation MGVRPPQQSDGDTPEIIAFGIAALDEHLERADVTFPVTEEALLETVGDPSIPYDATGNEIRLSAALEELPQARYETRQEFMNALHPVFEARRERGNNSFVGRLRSLLPF